Proteins encoded by one window of Chthoniobacterales bacterium:
- a CDS encoding Hsp33 family molecular chaperone HslO: protein MSEENLIDDRHAEVRTYFVRGRNAMVARGEFSKIYVDYYLHIADFGMGATAGTADFAKAALAAITLHSASRPRNERVAWTVNFQDPLLNVFAAGDSPAGTVVVNVFTENVKVGTQNLFYADTIRGDEPPRRSVVDFTDGDFFRAVERYYAHSEQRLARFFQFDEDDCVLVTAQPDCDEEWLLGLDDAAVRTLDQTEVLSLLEQRYYRFECGCTHERMMRVLLPTFRMNPESLFEGEEVLRMSCPRCGARHAITRESLEALEKAESVR from the coding sequence GTGAGCGAAGAGAACCTGATCGATGACCGTCACGCCGAAGTGCGGACTTATTTTGTGCGTGGCCGCAATGCGATGGTCGCCCGTGGCGAGTTCTCGAAGATCTACGTCGACTACTATCTTCATATCGCCGATTTCGGGATGGGCGCGACCGCTGGGACCGCGGATTTCGCGAAGGCCGCGCTTGCTGCGATCACCTTGCACAGCGCCTCCCGCCCGCGGAATGAACGGGTGGCGTGGACGGTCAATTTCCAGGATCCCTTGCTCAATGTTTTCGCTGCCGGGGACAGTCCGGCCGGGACCGTCGTGGTAAATGTGTTTACGGAGAATGTGAAGGTCGGGACGCAGAATCTTTTTTACGCGGACACGATTCGGGGCGACGAGCCGCCGCGGCGCAGCGTGGTCGATTTCACGGACGGCGACTTTTTCCGGGCCGTGGAGAGGTATTACGCCCACAGCGAGCAACGGCTGGCGCGCTTCTTTCAATTCGATGAGGACGACTGCGTCCTCGTCACCGCGCAGCCGGATTGCGACGAGGAATGGCTGCTCGGTCTCGATGACGCGGCGGTGCGCACGCTCGACCAGACGGAGGTGCTCTCGTTGCTCGAGCAGCGATACTACCGCTTCGAATGCGGCTGCACGCACGAGCGGATGATGCGCGTGCTGCTGCCGACTTTCCGGATGAACCCCGAGTCGCTCTTCGAGGGCGAGGAGGTTCTCCGGATGAGCTGCCCGCGCTGCGGCGCGCGACATGCGATCACGCGGGAGTCGCTCGAGGCCCTCGAAAAGGCCGAATCGGTGCGCTAA